Proteins from one Cryptomeria japonica chromosome 4, Sugi_1.0, whole genome shotgun sequence genomic window:
- the LOC131053463 gene encoding uncharacterized protein LOC131053463, translating to MLVSEYAVAMDFDPAKQGDLGTAKSLEKVGDPYAGVILSEREKEVALFLCVDDWNYEVVYWLLNSWTNYETMNVGDVRRGNIPISDVANFEEMNKMMGHLARRLGEEGGKALENSGKTKYYGKDSVKEVLSGMIKIVTEEEDVVQFMGSAKWKFTYYEGDEYFLPVSAKMGDVAEPFWCFVCDSFAGYAVETCALTSLLDIREMQAKSTSQNALMIATSILLHLSDFRTDIIHEPLAHDCKGSCANHILRHAADTAADNPQKFNEMLKNNAMCRCYDETRNYSDETRNYGVLDKLLVIVAKQKYYDIEEEEKLAVVDILLQCGAQPARCDAIGKYKNKTVLHSVAKFRNEDVGTEVAEALLCMCKDRSVYDFVNAKDERGRTALHSASEKGNARICRLLVDRGTSVNAQDKKGKTALHCAFEGRIDNIKDVWTEIAQVLLCWGDEETINEFANAADESGRTALHIASEKGNVRSCELLVDQGASVIAQDKKGMTALHYAFEGRIDKVIGVGIEIAQTLLRRCDKQSVYEFVNATDKSGRTALHGASEKGNARICELLTGHGASVTAQDNKNMTALHYAFEGKIEKVKGVGIEIAQALLRRCDEHSMYEFVNASSHRGRTALHGASEKGNKRICEELLDRGASVTAKDKEDTTALHYALEGGIIEIAQVLLRRCDDTSMYEFVNVADKKGRTALHCASEKANAQICGLLADRGASVITQDEKGMTALHYAVKAGSIEIAQVLLNRCDEASIYGFVNAADIRGRTALHWASHIRNTRILALLLHSGTLVIRQDKNSMTALHCAFEKGIGKFKNVVEEIAQALLSSCNEQSIYEFVNAADNRRRTSLHLASLNGSTYICQLLVDCGVSLTAKDKNGKTALHYAFEGRIDKVLDVGIEIAQTLLSRCDEQSVYEFVNAVDESGKTALHSASENGKAVICELLVDRGASVTAQDKDGMTTLHYAFEGGIDKDIDVATEIAQALLGKCPAESIYEFVNATDVRWRTALHRASEKGNACICELLLGSSALATAQDEKGMTALHYAFEGGFDKDIDVGIDIAGALLRSCNEQNLYEFVNAVDKRGRTALHSASEKGNARICGLLVDHGASVTVQDERNMTPLHYALDGRFDEVIDALLKSSHATKSLNLKDNRGYTPLGVALTNMDHKSTVKLLLQSKEPEADLGKALTNMNYETTAKLLLKPEEPEAYLDIALPQMDSVSTAKLLSKLKKPEAYFNKVDQEQLLRNSLILGSVNIVNKLFTQGIKQPAADEDGKTALHLAAMCNDQNKAIKIIYVIIGEKFSLDVKTMIAKRDKADRTVLHDAALNGHKELCLGLLNINSDLIYAKDRDGRNPLYDAVEGKWKGKVLCKQLLTAYLKKDRPNDDLMDRSGLTPLHVAASQGNVQILEELLSRDKIRQKYLSRGDFLEQTALHKAVSNGHIDTVEILLKHGAHPLREHDRDGRTTLHYAVRVKTEDKMELVRKILQGCELGEEKLLLLWASAAGLGTADQDLDLRNPEDEEVHKFLLDERERLKKGNLLKIAVSLENVEMTKELISRGYQIGDICDPRLPESNKESVNETVNRVLRQIKMIKEQGNDKPTIFDSLGRLDYAQGLAALFLNPYIKPPIAVGITGSWGTGKSSLMLQTERILMTTAAQMALLPSSKLSRSASQLPDIKPCKLSNRGISKCEHIYRQLKRGERANRNIFIILWDYIRSKLKQTNEEKIQKKMKKLLNEYEKKFLNQYDIKYLKVFKALAAMDSGDMLQSYASRPKADLSVEENVPAVLTVQYNAWKYRNDTEALAGIAVEITKELEGIMTQAQWLNTCWRNSWKKKKYTLWIEIFFPSLLALVLASSFTWIAWVVFDSDKLKEWGKAKYAWPPAALVIIVWTLTKSAMGILKPVSTQLMQYISFPDHSNKLGYQERVISDISFLKDEIGRKACWVFIVFSWVFTAFTVLWDLISKSFIKSLLLHDRSHEKAIQAPKIAPAPGSNLRIIVFVDDLDRCQESVILQVLSAVNLVLAVCEINVVIGMDKRLIERAIIKKYKDINVKKSVKANQEFADMYLQKIIQLPLDLPDPRNEESRSFLRGELGVLDNENVALTNEDGS from the exons ATGCTTGTTTCAGAATATGCTGTTGCT ATGGATTTTGATCCAGCCAAGCAAGGCGACCTGGGAACTGCCAAGTCTTTGGAGAAAGTAG GTGATCCGTACGCTGGCGTTATTCTCAGCGAACGAGAAAAAGAAGTAGCATTATTTTTGTGCGTGGATGATTGGAATTATGAAGTAGTTTACTGGCTGCTAAACTCTTGGACAAATTATGAGACCATGAACGTCGGGgatgtgagaagaggaaacatACCTATCAGTGATGTGGCCAATTTTGaagaaatgaacaaaatgatgggTCATTTAGCGAGAAGACTTGGGGAAGAGGGAGGAAAAGCACTTGAAAATTCAGGAAAGACGAAGTATTATGGGAAAGATTCAGTCAAAGAAGTGCTATCAGGCATGATTAAAATTGTAACAGAAGAAGAGGACGTCGTGCAATTCATGGGTAGTGCTAAGTGGAAGTTTACATACTATGAAGGTGACGAATATTTTCTTCCGGTTTCTGCAAAGATGGGAGATGTTGCTGAGCCATTCTGGTGTTTTGTGTGCGACAGTTTTGCGGGCTATGCTGTAGAAACCTGTGCTCTTACAAGCCTTCTAGACATACGTGAGATGCAGGCAAAAAGCACCAGTCAGAATGCCTTGATGATTGCCACCTCCATTCTGTTACATCTCTCCGATTTCCGAACAGATATCATACACGAACCACTTGCGCATGATTGCAAGGGCAGTTGCGCCAATCATATTCTACGTCATGCTGCGGATACGGCGGCTGACAACCCACAAAAGTTTAACGAGATGCTGAAAAATAACGCAATGTGTAGGTGCTATGATGAGACGCGTAATTACAGCGATGAAACGCGTAATTACGGTGTCCTAGACAAGCTTTTAGTTATTGTAGCAAAGCAGAAATATTAtgatattgaagaagaagagaaattAGCTGTTGTAGACATCCTATTGCAATGCGGTGCCCAGCCTGCAAGATGCGATGCAATTGGTAAGTACAAAAACAAAACGGTCTTACACTCAGTTGCGAAATTTCGAAACGAAGATGTGGGAACAGAGGTTGCAGAAGCTTTGCTATGCATGTGTAAGGACCGAAGTGTATATGACTTTGTCAATGCTAAAGATGAGAGAGGAAGGACTGCTCTTCATAGCGCTTCAGAGAAAGGAAACGCACGTATCTGTAGACTGCTTGTTGATCGCGGTACTTCAGTGAATGCTCAAGACAAGAAAGGTAAGACAGCCCTGCACTGTGCATTTGAGGGAAGGATTGATAATATTAAAGATGTGTGGACAGAGATTGCACAAGTTTTGCTATGCTGGGGCGATGAGGAAACTATAAATGAGTTTGCAAATGCCGCAGATGAGAGTGGGAGAACTGCACTTCACATCGCTTCAGAGAAAGGAAACGTTCGTAGCTGTGAACTGCTTGTTGATCAGGGTGCTTCAGTGATTGCTCAAGACAAAAAGGGTATGACAGCTCTGCACTATGCATTTGAAGGAAGGATCGATAAAGTTATAGGTGTGGGCATAGAGATTGCACAAACTTTGCTACGAAGGTGTGATAAGCAAAGTGTATACGAGTTTGTCAATGCCACTGATAAGAGTGGGAGGACTGCTCTTCACGGTGCTTCAGAAAAAGGGAACGCACGTATCTGTGAACTGCTTACTGGTCATGGTGCCTCAGTGACTGCTCAAGACAATAAGAATATGACAGCCCTGCATTATGCATTTGAAGGAAAGATTGAAAAAGTTAAAGGTGTAGGAATAGAGATTGCGCAAGCTTTGCTACGCAGATGTGATGAGCACAGTATGTATGAGTTCGTCAATGCGTCAAGTCATAGAGGAAGGACAGCTCTTCACGGCGCTTCAGAGAAAGGAAACAAACGTATCTGTGAAGAGCTTCTTGATCGTGGTGCTTCAGTAACTGCTAAAGACAAAGAGGATACGACAGCCCTGCACTATGCACTTGAAGGAGGGATTATAGAGATTGCACAAGTTTTGCTACGGAGGTGTGATGACACAAGTATGTATGAGTTTGTCAATGTTGCAGATAAGAAAGGGAGGACTGCTCTTCACTGCGCTTCAGAGAAAGCAAATGCACAAATATGTGGACTTCTTGCTGATCGTGGCGCTTCAGTGATTACTCAGGACGAAAAGGGTATGACAGCCCTGCACTATGCAGTAAAAGCAGGAAGTATAGAGATTGCACAAGTTTTGTTAAACAGGTGTGATGAGGCAAGTATATATGGATTTGTCAATGCCGCAGACATTCGAGGGAGGACTGCTCTTCATTGGGCTTCACACATACGAAACACACGTATCTTGGCATTGCTGCTTCATAGCGGAACTTTAGTGATTCGTCAAGACAAAAATAGTATGACAGCCCTGCACTGTGCATTTGAAAAAGGGATTGGTAAATTTAAAAATGTGGTGGAGGAGATTGCGCAAGCTTTGCTAAGTAGTTGTAATGAGCAAAGTATATATGAATTTGTCAATGCCGCAGATAATAGACGGAGGACTTCTCTTCACCTCGCTTCATTGAATGGAAGCACATATATTTGTCAACTGCTTGTTGATTGCGGTGTTTCATTGACTGCTAAAGACAAAAATGGTAAGACAGCCCTGCACTATGCATTCGAAGGACGGATTGATAAAGTATTAGATGTCGGTATCGAGATTGCACAAACTTTGCTAAGTAGGTGTGACGAGCAAAGTGTATATGAGTTTGTAAATGCCGTGGACGAGAGCGGAAAGACTGCTCTTCATAGTGCTTCAGAGAATGGAAAGGCAGTTATCTGTGAACTGCTTGTTGATCGTGGTGCTTCGGTAACTGCTCAAGACAAAGATGGTATGACCACCCTGCACTATGCATTTGAAGGAGGGATTGATAAAGATATAGATGTGGCTACAGAAATTGCACAAGCTTTGCTAGGCAAGTGTCCCGCTGAAAGTATTTATGAATTTGTTAATGCTACAGATGTGAGATGGAGGACTGCTCTCCACAGAGCTTCAGAGAAAGGAAACGCATGTATCTGTGAACTGCTGCTTGGTAGTAGTGCTTTAGCGACTGCTCAAGACGAAAAGGGTATGACAGCCCTGCACTATGCATTTGAAGGAGGTTTTGATAAAGATATAGATGTTGGGATAGATATCGCAGGAGCTTTGCTACGCAGTTGTAATGAGCAAAATCTATATGAATTTGTCAATGCGGTAGATAAGAGAGGGAGGACTGCTCTTCACAGTGCTTCAGAGAAAGGAAACGCACGCATTTGTGGACTGCTTGTTGATCACGGTGCTTCAGTGACGGTTCAAGACGAAAGGAATATGACACCCCTGCACTACGCACTTGATGGAAGGTTTGATGAAGTCATAGACGCACTGCTGAAAAGTTCGCATGCTACTAAATCACTTAATTTGAAAGACAATAGAGGGTACACTCCTTTAGGTGTAGCTCTTACCAATATGGATCATAAGTCAACAGTGAAGTTGTTATTGCAATCAAAAGAGCCAGAAGCTGATTTAGGTAAAGCTCTTACCAACATGAATTATGAGACAACGGCGAAGTTGTTATTGAAGCCGGAAGAGCCAGAAGCTTATTTGGATATAGCTCTTCCCCAAATGGATTCTGTGTCAACAGCGAAGTTGCTATCAAAGTTAAAAAAGCCAGAAGCTTATTTTAATAAAGTGGATCAGGAACAACTCCTACGCAACTCTCTAATTCTTGGTTCCGTAAATATCGTCAATAAGCTGTTTACACAGGGAATAAAGCAGCCAGCTGCCGATGAAGATGGGAAAACAGCTTTGCATTTGGCCGCTATGTGCAATGATCAAAATAAAGCAATTAAAATTATTTATGTCATAATAGGCGAAAAATTTTCGCTGGATGTTAAAACCATGATCGCCAAGCGCGACAAAGCAGATAGGACTGTACTCCATGACGCGGCTTTGAATGGGCATAAGGAGCTCTGCCTAGGTCTTCTTAACATTAATTCTGATCTAATATATGCCAAAGATAGAGACGGCCGAAACCCATTATACGATGCAGTTGAAGGAAAATGGAAGGGCAAAGTTCTGTGTAAGCAATTGTTAACAGCATATTTGAAAAAGGATAGGCCAAATGATGATCTGATGGACCGCAGCGGTCTAACTCCATTGCATGTTGCTGCTTCACAAGGAAATGTCCAGATTCTTGAAGAGCTCCTTTCCAGGGATAAAATCAGACAAAAATACTTGAGCAGAGGAGATTTCCTCGAACAGACAGCACTCCATAAGGCAGTAAGCAATGGACACATAGATACAGTAGAAATTCTATTGAAGCACGGTGCCCACCCTCTCAGAGAACATGATCGTGATGGCAGAACGACTCTTCATTACGCAGTCCGAGTAAAAACTGAAGACAAAATGGAATTGGTCCGTAAGATTCTCCAGGGATGTGAATTAGGCGAAGAGAAATTGCTCCTTTTATGGGCCTCTGCCGCAGGCTTAGGCACTGCTGACCAAGATCTAGATCTACGAAATCCAGAAGATGAAGAAGTTCACAAATTTCTTTTAGATGAAAGGGAAAGGTTGAAAAAAggtaatttgttgaaaatagctgTTTCCCTCGAAAACGTTGAAATGACCAAAGAGCTGATTAGCAGAGGTTATCAAATTGGGGACATTTGTGATCCAAGATTACCAGAATCAAACAAAGAGAGTGTAAATGAGACAGTGAATAGAG TTTTAAGACAGATTAAGATGATAAAAGAGCAAGGAAATGACAAACCGACTATATTTGATAGTCTTG GGAGATTGGACTATGCTCAAGgccttgctgcattatttttgaaTCCTTACATAAAGCCCCCCATAGCCGTCGGTATCACAGGTTCTTGGGGTACGGGAAAATCTAGCCTGATGCTCCAG ACTGAGCGCATTTTAATGACAACGGCAGCTCAAATGGCATTGTTGCCATCCTCAAAATTATCACGCTCAGCTTCACAATTGCCTGATATTAAACCATGTAAACTATCAAACAGGGGGATAAGTAAATGTGAACACATTTACAGACAGCTAAAGCGTGGAGAACGAGCTAATAGAAACATATTTATAATCTTGTGGGATTACATTAGAAGCAAACTAAAACAAACCAACgaagagaaaattcagaaaaag ATGAAGAAATTGCTAAACGAGTATGAGAAGAAATTTCTAAACCAGTACGACATTAAGTATTTAAAGGTTTTTAAAGCTCTCGCTGCTATGGACAGTGGTGACATG TTGCAAAGCTATGCCTCGCGGCCAAAAGCAGATCTTTCAGTAGAGGAAAACGTGCCCGCAGTTTTAACTGTTCAGTATAATGCATGGAAGTATAGGAACGATACAGAAGCTTTGGCAGGTATAGCAGTTGAGATTACCAAAGAGTTGGAAGGAATCATGACGCAGGCTCAATGGCTCAACACCTGTTGGCGGAATtcatggaaaaagaagaagtatacTCTATGGATTGAaattttctttccctctctcctcgCACTGGTTCTGGCAAGTTCCTTTACTTGGATTGCATGGGTGGTGTTCGATAGTGACAAGTTAAAGGAATGGGGAAAAGCAAAATATGCATGGCCTCCAGCAGCCTTAGTCATAATAGTGTGGACCCTAACAAAGTCAGCAATGGGCATTTTAAAGCCTGTCAGTACTCAACTAATGCAGTATATTTCATTCCCAGATCACAGCAACAAGCTGGGTTATCAGGAACGGGTGATCTCAGACATTTCTTTTTTGAAAGATGAAATTGGTAGAAAAGCTTGTTGGGTGTTCATTGTCTTTTCTTGGGTCTTTACGGCCTTCACAGTCCTATGGGACCTCATTAGTAAATCATTCATAAAATCACTGCTATTACATGATAGAAGCCATGAAAAGGCTATACAAGCTCCAAAGATAGCCCCTGCACCAGGAAGCAATCTTCGAATAATCGTTTTTGTGGACGATTTGGATAGATGCCAGGAATCTGTGATCTTGCAG GTTCTGTCAGCTGTTAATCTTGTATTAGCAGTGTGCGAAATCAATGTGGTGATAGGAATGGACAAAAGATTAATAGAAAGAGCAAtaataaagaaatataaagacatAAATGTTAAGAAATCTGTGAAAGCTAATCAAGAATTCGCAGACATGTATTTACAAAAGATCATACAACTGCCACTGGACCTTCCTGATCCTCGCAACGAGGAATCAAGGAGTTTTCTGAGAGGAGAGTTGGGTGTATTAGATAATGAAAATGTAGCTCTTACGAACG AGGATGGGAGCTAA
- the LOC131875483 gene encoding uncharacterized protein LOC131875483 translates to MQTSSEFASMRFEALGKEKTSSSILVREMLFVRYNSKGEEDAFLYFQGLATDCRKHPREWKRLLNYHRLVWYIFSASKEAKNLVGWQVQLITWIFICWEWQDNMNVVIKKWKQIGDLKTNAPSLLVIVNHLMNTKAASYENSENGSAEKLANSMEQKLDALQKSLCELKKKMKELEVVSDELKKEMKELEKHVSDEMKEDIKAGKERIAEMKSRKKEEKWNEKNRQLRENWERMKSTLEKYDVSMDGIQAFQRFRLYCIAGYLPRIGQQSEHGNI, encoded by the exons ATGCAGACTTCATCGGAATTCGCAAGCATGAGATTTGAAGCTTTAG GGAAAGAAAAAACCAGCTCATCTATTCTTGTTAGAGAGATGTTATTCGTAAGGTATAATAGCAAAGGAGAGGAGGATGCCTTTTTGTACTTTCAGGGGTTGGCTACAGACTGCAGAAAACATCCTCGCGAGTGGAAGCGCCTTCTCAATTACCACAGATTGGTCTGGTACATTTTCTCTGCAAGCAAAGAAGCGAAGAATTTGGTTGGATGGCAAGTACAGTTGATCACCTGGATTTTTATTTGTTGGGAATGGCAGGATAACATGAATGTTGTCATAAAG AAGTGGAAACAGATTGGTGATCTTAAAACAAACGCACCTTCACTGCTAGTGATCGTAAATCATTTAATGAATACGAAGGCGgctagctatgaaaatagtgagAATGGTAGCGCAGAGAAACTGGCCAATTCCATGGAACAGAAACTTGATGCATTACAGAAATCGTTGTGTGAGCtgaagaaaaaaatgaaagaattagaAGTCGTGTCTGATGAGTTGAAGaaagaaatgaaagaattagaGAAACACGTGTCCGATGAGATGAAAGAAGATATAAAAGCAGGCAAAGAGCGGATAGCCGAAATGAAAAGTcggaagaaagaagaaaaatggaatgAAAAGAACAGACAGTTGCGTGAAAACTGGGAGAGAATGAAATCAACACTAGAGAAGTACGATGTGTCAATGGATGGTATTCAGGCTTTTCAAAGGTTTAGGCTCTATTGTATAGCTGGTTATCTCCCACGGATTGGTCAGCAGAGTGAACATGGTAACATTTGA